In Listeria monocytogenes, the following proteins share a genomic window:
- a CDS encoding FAD:protein FMN transferase — translation MKKWKIIISVIILALVVSACGNSSKETKKEPSDSKNLMDQPYSKTDFLMGTVVTLKIYDKGKEDVLDKGFDRIKDLAAKITTSDSEKTSEVDKINEQAGKKPVKVSKDVYYLIQEGLKYSENSGGSFDITIGPLTSLWHIGFSDARKPSQAEIDAVLPLINYKDVKMNDEDQTVYLEKEGMELDLGAIAKGFITDETLKVFKDNKVTTSIIDLGGNIYVQGNNPNGNKWNVGIQDPFSPRGSVIGKLPESNMSIVTSGIYERYLEVDGKTYHHILDPKTGYPFDNDIAGVSIVSKKSIDGDGLSTATFSKGIKGGMDYIEQFEGVDAIFISKEKKVYETSGLKGQFELTDKNFQMDTLEK, via the coding sequence ATGAAGAAATGGAAAATAATAATTTCAGTTATCATATTGGCACTTGTAGTATCAGCGTGCGGAAATTCTAGTAAAGAAACAAAAAAAGAACCAAGCGATTCAAAAAATTTAATGGATCAACCATACTCCAAAACGGATTTTCTGATGGGCACAGTTGTAACGCTTAAAATTTATGACAAAGGCAAAGAAGACGTCCTTGATAAAGGCTTCGATCGAATCAAAGATTTAGCTGCCAAAATTACCACAAGTGATTCAGAAAAAACTTCTGAAGTAGATAAAATCAACGAACAAGCTGGTAAAAAGCCAGTGAAAGTATCGAAAGACGTATACTACTTAATTCAAGAAGGCCTTAAATACTCCGAGAACTCTGGCGGTAGCTTCGATATTACTATTGGACCGTTAACCTCTTTATGGCACATCGGTTTTTCGGATGCTCGAAAACCTTCTCAAGCAGAAATAGACGCAGTGTTGCCATTAATTAACTACAAAGACGTTAAAATGAATGATGAAGATCAAACTGTTTACTTGGAAAAAGAAGGCATGGAACTCGATTTAGGTGCAATTGCTAAAGGTTTCATTACCGATGAAACGTTAAAAGTATTCAAAGATAATAAAGTAACTACCTCTATCATAGATTTAGGCGGAAACATCTACGTTCAAGGCAATAATCCTAATGGCAACAAATGGAATGTCGGAATTCAAGATCCATTTTCTCCTCGAGGAAGTGTTATTGGGAAGCTCCCTGAATCTAATATGTCGATTGTAACTTCTGGTATTTATGAACGTTACCTTGAAGTTGATGGTAAAACATATCACCATATTTTAGATCCGAAAACAGGATATCCGTTTGATAATGATATCGCTGGAGTTTCAATCGTATCTAAAAAATCCATTGACGGCGACGGTCTATCCACCGCTACTTTCTCCAAAGGAATTAAAGGCGGAATGGACTATATTGAACAATTCGAAGGTGTAGATGCTATTTTCATTAGTAAAGAGAAAAAAGTATACGAAACTTCTGGCTTAAAAGGTCAATTCGAATTAACGGATAAAAATTTCCAAATGGACACGCTTGAAAAATAA